Sequence from the Ornithinimicrobium humiphilum genome:
CGAAGGACGCCTGGTCCTCGGAGAGGTGGTGCAGCGGGGTCCAGCTGGCCGCGGTGACGTTGTCGGTCAGGACGGCGTGGCGCTGGACGAAGGTGCCGCGGCGCGAGTCCTGGCCGGAGAGGCGGACCGGGGTGCCCTCGAGCACGAGCGAGCCGAAGGCGAGCAGCTCGCCCATGCCCCAGTCGATGCCGCCCTCGCGCACCATCTGCGCGCGGGTGGTGAGCAGCTTGGCCAGCTTGGGGTGGACCGTGAAGCCGTCCGGCACCGCCGCGAAGGCGTCGCCGATCCGGTGCAGGGTCTCCTCGCTGATGGCCGTCGGGCGCTGGCGGGTCGCCATGTCGCCCTCGTCCTGGGCCTGGGGGCGCTCCAGGCCGTGGGTGCCGTCACCCTCGCCCTTGAGCGCCTTCTTGGTCTCGACGAAGACCTGCTCCAGCTGCTTCTGGTAGTCGCGCAGCGCGGCCTCGGCCTCCTCGATCGTGATGTCGCCACGACCGATGAGGGACTCGGTGTAGAGCTTGCGGACCGAGCGCTTGGCCTCGATGAGGTCGTACATCAGCGGCTGGGTCATCGAGGGGTCGTCGCCCTCGTTGTGACCGCGGCGGCGGTAGCACACGAGGTCGATCGCGACGTCCTTGTGGAAGCGCTGGCGGTACTGGTAGGCCAGCTCGGCCACGCGGACGACGGCCTCGGGGTCGTCGCCGTTGACGTGGAAGACCGGCGCCTGCACGGTCCGGGCCACGTCGGTGCAGTAGACCGAGGAGCGCGAGTTGTAGGGCGAGGTGGTGAAGCCGACCTGGTTGTTGATGATCACGTGGATCGTGCCGCCGGTGCGGTAGCCGGGCAGCTGCGACATCTGCAGCGTCTCCAGCACCACCCCCTGGCCGGCGAAGGCGGCGTCGCCGTGCATGAGCACGGGCAGCACCGAGTAGTCCTGGTCGCCGTCCTCCTGCTGCAGCTTGAGGCGGTCGTGCTTGGCGCGGGTGATGCCCTCCAGGACCGGGTTGACGGCCTCCAGGTGCGAGGGGTTGGCGGCGAGGTAGACCCGCGTGCTCTTGCCCTCCTCGCTGTGGAACTCGCCCTCGGTGCCGAGGTGGTACTTCACGTCGCCGGAGCCCTGGACCGAGCCGGGGGCCGACTTGCCCTCGAACTCGCGGAAGATCTGCCCGTAGGACTTGCCCGCGAGGTTGGCGAGGACGTTGAGGCGGCCGCGGTGCGGCATACCGATGGTGACCTCGGCGAGGCCCTCCTCGGCGGCGTTGCTCAGGATGCGGTCGAGCAGCGCGATGACGGACTCGCCGCCCTCGAGGCTGAAGCGCTTCTGGCCGACGAACTTGGTCTGCAGGAAGGTCTCGAAGGCCTCTGCGGCGTTGAGGCGGCGCAGGATGCGCAGCTGCTCGGCCGGGGTCGGCTTCTGGAACGGGACCTCGAGCTTCTCCTGGAACCAGGCCCGCTCCTCGGGGTTCTGGATGTGCATGTACTCCACGCCGATGGTGCGGCAGTAGGAGTCGCGCAGGATGCCCAGGATCTGGCGCAGCGTGAGGCGCTTCTTGCCGCCGAAGCCGCCCGTCGGGACCTCGCGGTCGAGGTCCCACAGCGTCAGGCCGTGGTTCTCGATCTCCAGGTCGGGGTGGCTCCGCTGGACGTACTCCAGCGGGTCGGTGTCGGCCATGAGGTGCCCGCGCACGCGGTAGGCGTGGATGAGCTCCTGGATGCGGCTGGCCTTGGAGATGTCGTCGTCGTGGGTGGCGGCGATGTCGGGGTTCCAGCGGATGGGCTGGTAGGGGATCCGCAGCGAGGTGAAGATCTCGTCGTAGAAGCCGTCGGCGCCCAGCAGCAGCTGGTGCATCTGGCGCAGGAACTCGCCCGACTGCGCACCCTGGATGATGCGGTGGTCGTAGGTCGAGGTCAGCGTGAGGATCTTGCTGACGCCGGCGAGCGCGATGCGCTCGGGGGCGGCGCCCTGCCACTCGGCGGGGTAGTCCAGCGCGCCGACGCCGATGATCGTGCCCTGGCCCTTCATCAGGCGCGGCACGGAGTGCAGGGTGCCGATGCCGCCGGGGTTGGTCAGCGAGATCGTGGTGCCCTGGAAGTCCTCGATCGTGAGCTTGTTGTCACGCGCCTTGCGGACGATCTTCTCGTAGGCCGACCAGAACTCGTGGAAGCTCATCGTCTCGGCGCTCTTGATGCTCGGCACGAGGAGCTGGCGGGTGCCGTCGGGCTTGGGCACGTCGATGGCCAGGCCGAGGTTGACGTGCGCCGGCACCACGAGGGCCGGCTTGCCGTCCTCGGTGGTGGTGAAGCCGTTGTTCATCTCCGGCATCGCGCGCAGGGCCTTGACCATGGCGTAGCCGATGATGTGCGTGAAGGACACCTTGCCGCCCCGGGAGCGGGCCAGGTGGTTGTTGATGACCGTGCGGTTGTCGATGAGCAGCTTGGCCGGGAGGTTGCGGGCGCTGGTGGCGGTGGGCACCTCCAGGCTGGCCTCCATGTTGGTGACCACCCGGGCGGTCGCGCCGCGCAGCGGGGTGAGGGTCACGTCGGTCTGCGGGCCCGTCTTCTTCGGGGACGGGGCGTCACGGGTCATCGGGGCCTCCTTGGCCGGAGCAGAGCTCTTGGCCGCGGGCTTCGAGGGCGTGCTGGAGGAGGGAGCGGCGGTGGGGGCCGACTTGGCGGCCTGCGGGCGCGACGCGGTGCGCGCCTCCACGGCCTTGGTGTCGGTCTCGGCCTTCGGCGCGGCGGACGTCGCCGGGGACGCCTGGCGCAGGGGTGCCTGACCCACCTTGGCGCGCGGGGGAGCGGTGCGGATCTTGTCCGCGGCTGCCGGCGTCGGGTCCGGTCGTCGCTCGGCGGCCGGCGCGGGGGTGCTGGCGCGACCGTTGTCGCTGGGGGCACCCCCCTCGAAGAAGCTGCGCCAGGCCGGGTCGACCGACCCGGGGTCCTGATCGAAGCGCTCTCGCATCTCCTCGACGAGCCACTCGTTGGCTCCGAAGTCCGCGAGGGTGTTGTCGCTCGGGGGGTTGGCCACTGGGTTTGCGCCTACTCTCACATCCGGGGGGCTGCCTCA
This genomic interval carries:
- a CDS encoding multifunctional oxoglutarate decarboxylase/oxoglutarate dehydrogenase thiamine pyrophosphate-binding subunit/dihydrolipoyllysine-residue succinyltransferase subunit, producing MRERFDQDPGSVDPAWRSFFEGGAPSDNGRASTPAPAAERRPDPTPAAADKIRTAPPRAKVGQAPLRQASPATSAAPKAETDTKAVEARTASRPQAAKSAPTAAPSSSTPSKPAAKSSAPAKEAPMTRDAPSPKKTGPQTDVTLTPLRGATARVVTNMEASLEVPTATSARNLPAKLLIDNRTVINNHLARSRGGKVSFTHIIGYAMVKALRAMPEMNNGFTTTEDGKPALVVPAHVNLGLAIDVPKPDGTRQLLVPSIKSAETMSFHEFWSAYEKIVRKARDNKLTIEDFQGTTISLTNPGGIGTLHSVPRLMKGQGTIIGVGALDYPAEWQGAAPERIALAGVSKILTLTSTYDHRIIQGAQSGEFLRQMHQLLLGADGFYDEIFTSLRIPYQPIRWNPDIAATHDDDISKASRIQELIHAYRVRGHLMADTDPLEYVQRSHPDLEIENHGLTLWDLDREVPTGGFGGKKRLTLRQILGILRDSYCRTIGVEYMHIQNPEERAWFQEKLEVPFQKPTPAEQLRILRRLNAAEAFETFLQTKFVGQKRFSLEGGESVIALLDRILSNAAEEGLAEVTIGMPHRGRLNVLANLAGKSYGQIFREFEGKSAPGSVQGSGDVKYHLGTEGEFHSEEGKSTRVYLAANPSHLEAVNPVLEGITRAKHDRLKLQQEDGDQDYSVLPVLMHGDAAFAGQGVVLETLQMSQLPGYRTGGTIHVIINNQVGFTTSPYNSRSSVYCTDVARTVQAPVFHVNGDDPEAVVRVAELAYQYRQRFHKDVAIDLVCYRRRGHNEGDDPSMTQPLMYDLIEAKRSVRKLYTESLIGRGDITIEEAEAALRDYQKQLEQVFVETKKALKGEGDGTHGLERPQAQDEGDMATRQRPTAISEETLHRIGDAFAAVPDGFTVHPKLAKLLTTRAQMVREGGIDWGMGELLAFGSLVLEGTPVRLSGQDSRRGTFVQRHAVLTDNVTAASWTPLHHLSEDQASFEVYDSLLSEYAVMGFEYGYSVERTDALVLWEAQFGDFANGAQTVVDEFISSSEQKWDQRSSVVLLLPHGYEGQGPDHSSARIERYLQLCAEDNMRVAYPSTPASYFHLLRAHAVARPRRPLIVFTPKAMLRLKAAASSPEDFTTGTFEPVLPDTVELDKGKVDRVLLASSKLVWDLEDERRMREDDRTAILRVEQLYPLPGAQIAALTKQYPNAELVWVQNEPKNQGAWPFMALNLPEALAHHGEERPLRVVSRPASASPSTGSAKVHAVEQEALHEEAFSRR